A single region of the Thermus filiformis genome encodes:
- a CDS encoding GTP-binding protein encodes MAKGEFVRTKPHVNVGTIGHVDHGKTTLTAALTYVAAAENPNVEVKDYGEIDKAPEERARGITINTAHVEYETAKRHYSHVDCPGHADYIKNMITGAAQMDGAILVVSAADGPMPQTREHILLARQVGVPYIVVFMNKVDMVDDPELLDL; translated from the coding sequence ATGGCGAAGGGCGAGTTTGTACGCACGAAGCCCCACGTGAACGTGGGGACGATTGGGCACGTGGACCACGGGAAGACGACGCTGACGGCTGCGCTGACGTACGTGGCTGCGGCGGAGAACCCGAATGTGGAGGTGAAGGACTACGGGGAGATTGACAAGGCCCCGGAGGAGCGTGCGCGGGGGATTACCATTAATACGGCGCACGTGGAGTACGAGACGGCGAAGCGGCACTATTCCCACGTGGACTGCCCTGGGCACGCGGACTACATCAAGAACATGATCACCGGGGCGGCCCAGATGGACGGGGCGATCCTGGTGGTGTCTGCGGCGGACGGTCCGATGCCGCAGACGCGGGAGCACATTCTTTTGGCCCGGCAGGTGGGGGTCCCGTACATCGTGGTCTTCATGAACAAGGTGGACATGGTGGACGACCCCGAGCTTCTGGACCTGG